Sequence from the candidate division KSB1 bacterium genome:
ATTCGATCATGGCCAGCCGATAACTCTGGCGCGCTTGCTCCACCGCCTGCTGTTGAATGGCGATCTGCTGCTCTTTTTCTTTTAGCCGGGTGTAGCTGTTTTGCACCTGGATTGCTAAATTTTTTCTAAAATATTCCCGCTGCCATTGGATCTGTTCCAGCCCGGCTCTTGCCTCATCAATTTTTGCGCCGATCACATTACCGTCGTAGATGGGCATTTTGGCGTTCAGCCCCCAGAAATAACGCTTGTTTTTATCAAGCGAAAATGATTCCAGCCCAAATTCATAGCCATAATAGGCCTGGGCTGACACCTGCGGCAGCTTTGCCGCCTGCTGCACCTTGACCTTCGCTTCGGCTTTGCGCAGATCGTACTCTAATTGTTTCCAGATGGGATTATGCTCCAGCGCGGTCGGCAGCAGTTCGTCTGGTTGTCGATCAAAAGGGATTACCTCCAGGGAATCCTGCGGCAAAAATAGTCGGGACTCTTCTCTTCCCATTAAAAGACCCAACTCATAAGAAACCGCTTGATAGTCATCCTGAATTTTAAGCAGGTTGCCGTCATTGCTGGCAATAGCAACGCCGATGCGGTCCAGCTCCAGTTGCGACATGTGACCGGCCTCCACCAGCAGTCGAGCGTAGCGCTGCTGCACCTCCAGTTGCTTTCGATTTTCCAGCAGAATCTGCTGCTGATTTTGCAGCGACTGCAACTGGAAATAGTCCAGCGTGACCGCCAGCTTCAGGTTCAATTGATCGGACTGAAACGCCTGCTCCAGCGACTGCACTTCGGCAGCGGTTGCCTGTTTGGCGTACTTCAATTTACCGCCAGTGTAAAGGGGCTGGCTGATGGACACGGTCGGGAATAGATCGTGCTCGATATTCCCAAGTACAACTTGTTTAAACCCCGGCACAATGTCCAAATAGCCGTAAGCGAAATTGGCATCCACTTTCGGCAGCATTTCGCCCTCGGCCTGTTGTAGCGATGCCTGACCGGCCCGGGTGCGCGCCGCCGATTTTTTCAGCAACTCATTATTGGATAGCGCTTCCTTCAGCGCATCTTGTAAAGAGATGGCGACGGTATCTGAAGCCATCGGCTGGGCTTGAAGCAGAAGCGGTGTAAATAAAACAAATAGGATTGCAATAATTTTTTGTTTCATAGTATATCCATTGATTGATTGTAAAAGAATTGGTTGCCACAGAGGCACCGAGTTCACAGAGATTTTTTTTCTCTGCGTTCTCTGTGCCTCTTGGCTTATTCGTCTTTTTTTGCACTGGAGGATAGCACATGCCAATAAATCGCTATCGTGGCCAGAGAGAGCAGAATATTCTCAATCAGTTTTTTGATCCCGATACGCGTGCCTTCACCGCCAACCGAAAAGCAGCCGCAGCTAATATCCAATCCTTTCGCCAGTGCGGTAATGATGGCAATCAGAAAAGCCAGATTGAGAATCACCAATACCAGCGTCGTGCCTGGCAGCCATTTGCCAAAGATCAGCAACAGGCCGCAAGCCAATTCCAGCCACGGCAAGATCGCCGCTACCAGCGTGACCCAAAAATAAGGCAGCAGACGATAGTTATCCACCTGTGCGGCAAATGCCATCGGGTTGGCAATTTTGGCGATTGCGGCATAAATAAATAGGGCGCCGATGAACCACCGCAGTGCCAGAAACATCCATTTCATGCTGTCACTTTTCAAATTCACCCGCCTCCTTTCCTTTGACCACCGCATACGATTTCTTCCAATCGTTCACACCGTCCTGATAAACGGCCACCTTCTCAAAATCCCGTAGCTGTAACTCTTTTGCCAGCAATTCGCCCAGGTCGCAGGGCGGACCGTCACAGTAGCAGATGAGCCATTTGTCTTTGGGCAGCGCTGTGAGCTGCTGATCGTAATCATACAGCAAGTCGAAAGGCAACAGCATGGCGCCAGGGAGATGACCAGCTTCGTACTCGGCTGGAGTTCTTGCATCCAATAAAATTCCCTGCTGATGCGAAACAAGTTGCCGCACTTGTTTAGCGTTGACGATAATCAGCTCCTCGCCTGGCTTTGGCGTCAGTCGAATGAAATCGTTCTGGCCAATGATGTTTACCGACGGCAGGTCCTCGGCAAACAGCGAATCAGCGGCATATTTCAACGGCGGCCGCTTGGATGCCAGCGCTACTTTTCGGGGATGAAAGCTATTGACCGCCAGCCCGATCACCGCGGCCAGCACCGTAATGATGATGGCCTGCTGAAGGGCATATTTTGGAATCCATTTCATGACACGACCTTTTGATTAATATTTTTTGCCACAGAGACACGGAGGGAACAAAGATTTTTTTAATTTTTCTCTGAGCTCTCTGTGCCTCTGTGGCTTTTCTTTTTGATAGCTTATAATGCAATCCCATACGCGAGATTGATGGCAGCCATGAGATTTTTGAGAATATTTTCAGCAGCAGCCTGGTTACCATTCACCATGCAAATCGCCAGATCATCCAACTGTGCAGAGAGCGTTTTCAGAGCGGATTGGTAATTTTTGCAGCGAGCTTCATCATCAGGCGCGGGGCAGGGCGCTAAAAAGACATTATCGCGAAGCTTCAACAGCTCACCCAACATGCCCTTCACCGGATTCAGCCCGGTTTTCTGTTCTTCATCGATCATCTTTTTCGCCAGCTTGCGCAGGTGAAACAGCCGATCGGCGGCATAAACCAGGTTATTTTCTTCATGCAGCTTCACAAACAGCCCGCAGGTCGCACCACAAATTTGCATGGCTTCTTTGAACTTTCCATCTGCAAGCTGTTTTTCCATATCCACGATGCCCTGATGAATGGCGTCCAGTCGCGAACCGAATTTCTCATCCTGCTGATATTCCGCTGGCGGCTGGCTCTGGAAATTTTGCTGGACTTTTTCCCACAGCGCCAGGGACTGGCGAATATGTTCCAACCCTTTGGCCTGCTTCTGACCGTCGGCTTGTTTGATCAACTCCTGAACAATGGCGCAGTACTGCCGCATCTCTTGCCGGCTTTGCAGCACCATGTTGTCGAAGTTTTTCAATTCTGTTGAGACTTTTAGGTCAGCCTGGCTGGTTTGCGCTGAAAGTGGTGGCATCAAGGCAACCAGCACAGTAAAAGCAATTGTTAATAATAATGCTGAACTTTGGTGTGAAAATGATTTTTGCATGTGCGTCTCCTGTTTAGTTTATTAAAAAATATTTGAATTGACTTTCTGTCTATTGATTACATTATCAGATTTTCATGAGCAAAAATGCGATAATGAATTTTATGGAAATTATAAAATAGTCTGAAAAACATGGCAATGTGTATTTGTATCCGTTCCTGCCTCCTTAATGAGAATTGGAGTGCAATTCCTTTATGGATTGCTGCGACGCATAAAGGCGTCGCACTCCGATCCAATTTAAAAAATGAACGTTGTCTCTAAAAAATACCAGCTTGCTTGGGGGCTTTTGCCGGTATTTTTCACAAGCTCGCCGGGCATGAAAAAACACGCGCCGGTTAAAAATTCCAGATTGCTCGTTACTTTCATTCTGGCAGTCAGGTCGATCTCCTGTCCCAGTTCTCGCCCCGATGAGCCAGTCTTGTCCCGACGGACCGCTTTGCCTGGAAAATACCAGGCATCATGGGCTTGATCCAGCATAAAGTAGTGATATTCGGCTTTCAATCCCAGCGCCTTATTGGGTGATAATTTGAGATCGAGACGGTACTCCCGTAAATTCTGCCAGAAAAATATGTTCATCCAACCGTAGAGATCAGTATCAGCGCCACCGAACACGCCGTCGAACGTGCCATGAATCCCATCGGTAGAATTTCGATCACCCGATCCAATAATGCACTGAGCTTTAAGCAGCGGCTGCCAGAGGGCTTGCCATTGATAGCCCAAAGATGCGGCCAGTCCATACGCCCGAATATCATCGCTACCCCATTTTCCTAACTGACCGACCGCAGTGATGCTATATTCCCA
This genomic interval carries:
- a CDS encoding DoxX family membrane protein; translated protein: MKSDSMKWMFLALRWFIGALFIYAAIAKIANPMAFAAQVDNYRLLPYFWVTLVAAILPWLELACGLLLIFGKWLPGTTLVLVILNLAFLIAIITALAKGLDISCGCFSVGGEGTRIGIKKLIENILLSLATIAIYWHVLSSSAKKDE
- a CDS encoding rhodanese-like domain-containing protein; its protein translation is MKWIPKYALQQAIIITVLAAVIGLAVNSFHPRKVALASKRPPLKYAADSLFAEDLPSVNIIGQNDFIRLTPKPGEELIIVNAKQVRQLVSHQQGILLDARTPAEYEAGHLPGAMLLPFDLLYDYDQQLTALPKDKWLICYCDGPPCDLGELLAKELQLRDFEKVAVYQDGVNDWKKSYAVVKGKEAGEFEK
- a CDS encoding TolC family protein — translated: MKQKIIAILFVLFTPLLLQAQPMASDTVAISLQDALKEALSNNELLKKSAARTRAGQASLQQAEGEMLPKVDANFAYGYLDIVPGFKQVVLGNIEHDLFPTVSISQPLYTGGKLKYAKQATAAEVQSLEQAFQSDQLNLKLAVTLDYFQLQSLQNQQQILLENRKQLEVQQRYARLLVEAGHMSQLELDRIGVAIASNDGNLLKIQDDYQAVSYELGLLMGREESRLFLPQDSLEVIPFDRQPDELLPTALEHNPIWKQLEYDLRKAEAKVKVQQAAKLPQVSAQAYYGYEFGLESFSLDKNKRYFWGLNAKMPIYDGNVIGAKIDEARAGLEQIQWQREYFRKNLAIQVQNSYTRLKEKEQQIAIQQQAVEQARQSYRLAMIEYHAGRRSNTDLLDIQRSLLNAQLNLNDAVVNYNRSRAQILYVIGLL
- a CDS encoding alginate export family protein; amino-acid sequence: MGRQAISFRDRRVFGPGDWGNMGRYAWDAAIFKLTNRWLESNWIVGRFILHDPDRWPNKWADGPTAFASYNSIKALPFSLDAFYVFKHDDRGITSGEKGIGNLASHSLGVWLNDKWQGWEYSITAVGQLGKWGSDDIRAYGLAASLGYQWQALWQPLLKAQCIIGSGDRNSTDGIHGTFDGVFGGADTDLYGWMNIFFWQNLREYRLDLKLSPNKALGLKAEYHYFMLDQAHDAWYFPGKAVRRDKTGSSGRELGQEIDLTARMKVTSNLEFLTGACFFMPGELVKNTGKSPQASWYFLETTFIF